The following proteins are encoded in a genomic region of Candidatus Paceibacter sp.:
- the hflB gene encoding ATP-dependent zinc metalloprotease FtsH — translation MKLFSKNIIIILLILMVMAGFYSLLVGQFADREQAPISQLVGEINAGNVREIKVEGNNLEVTLKDGKVIESKKETETALTETLANYGVSKEQLSLVKIDISSPSGFLVWMSTILPLLLPILIIVFFFWMAARQVKSANLQSFSFGKTQARVIEPDDKKEKVTFKDVAGAHEVKEELKEIVEFLRNPKKFLDIGARIPKGVLLMGPPGSGKTLLARAVAGESNVPFFHVSGSEFVELFVGVGASRVRDLFRVAKSSAPAIIFVDEIDAVGRHRGAGLGGGHDEREQTLNQILVEMDGFEPHEKVIVMAATNRPDVLDPALLRPGRFDRRVVLDLPDIKERKEILAIHSRNKPFAEDVNLELVAERTPGFSGADLQNLMNEAAILAAREERKKIGQFDLIRSIEKVLLGPERKSHLLTGEEKKIASYHEAGHALVSSVLKHADPVHKVSVVSRGRAAGYTLKLPLEEKHLYSKAHFTDEIAVALGGYSAEKMIFDDLTTGAADDLRHATEIARALVMRYGMSDKIGPVAWGGRSEPVFLGKEFVTEKNYSEDVAKEIDAEITKIISESHKEAKEVLSKHKAVLEEIASTLIEKETIESDEFNAIISKHGIRPKKETLENTHAEIG, via the coding sequence ATGAAGCTTTTTTCCAAAAACATCATAATAATCCTGCTTATCCTGATGGTAATGGCGGGATTTTATTCTTTGCTCGTCGGCCAGTTTGCCGATAGAGAGCAGGCGCCCATTTCCCAGCTGGTGGGCGAAATTAACGCCGGCAACGTGCGGGAAATAAAAGTTGAGGGCAATAATCTGGAAGTGACCCTGAAGGACGGCAAAGTCATAGAATCCAAGAAAGAAACGGAAACGGCGCTGACGGAAACACTGGCCAACTACGGCGTTTCCAAAGAGCAGCTGTCTTTGGTAAAAATAGACATAAGTAGTCCATCCGGATTTTTGGTGTGGATGAGCACCATTCTGCCTTTGCTTCTGCCGATACTTATAATAGTGTTCTTTTTCTGGATGGCGGCCCGGCAGGTCAAAAGCGCCAATCTGCAGTCGTTTTCTTTCGGCAAGACGCAGGCGCGGGTGATAGAGCCGGACGACAAAAAAGAAAAAGTGACGTTTAAAGACGTGGCCGGAGCGCACGAAGTGAAGGAGGAGTTGAAAGAAATAGTTGAATTTTTGCGCAACCCCAAAAAATTTCTGGACATTGGCGCGCGTATTCCTAAAGGTGTTCTCTTGATGGGACCGCCCGGTAGCGGCAAGACTTTATTGGCCAGAGCGGTGGCAGGAGAAAGCAATGTCCCGTTTTTCCACGTATCCGGCTCCGAGTTCGTGGAGCTGTTTGTTGGCGTCGGGGCCAGCCGCGTCAGGGATTTGTTCCGAGTGGCCAAAAGTTCCGCTCCGGCGATAATCTTTGTGGACGAAATTGACGCGGTGGGCAGGCACCGCGGAGCGGGCTTGGGTGGCGGCCACGACGAAAGGGAACAAACCCTCAATCAGATCCTGGTGGAAATGGACGGCTTTGAGCCCCACGAAAAAGTGATTGTGATGGCGGCCACCAATCGGCCAGACGTGCTGGATCCGGCGTTGTTGCGGCCGGGCAGATTTGACCGGCGCGTTGTTCTTGATTTGCCGGACATTAAGGAAAGAAAGGAAATATTGGCGATTCATTCCCGAAACAAACCCTTCGCCGAGGACGTGAATCTGGAACTGGTGGCGGAGAGAACGCCCGGCTTCTCCGGCGCTGATTTGCAAAACCTGATGAATGAGGCGGCGATTCTGGCCGCCCGCGAAGAAAGGAAGAAAATCGGCCAGTTTGACCTCATCCGTTCCATAGAAAAAGTTCTGCTCGGACCGGAAAGAAAAAGCCATCTCCTGACCGGAGAGGAAAAGAAAATCGCTTCTTACCACGAAGCCGGCCACGCCTTGGTTTCGTCGGTGCTCAAGCACGCCGACCCGGTGCATAAAGTTTCCGTCGTGTCCCGCGGCAGAGCGGCCGGTTACACTCTTAAACTGCCTTTGGAGGAAAAGCATCTTTACTCCAAGGCCCATTTTACGGACGAGATAGCGGTGGCGCTGGGCGGATACTCGGCGGAAAAAATGATATTTGACGACCTGACGACCGGCGCGGCCGACGACTTGCGACACGCCACGGAAATCGCGAGAGCCTTGGTGATGCGCTACGGCATGTCGGACAAAATCGGGCCGGTGGCTTGGGGCGGCCGAAGCGAACCGGTGTTTTTGGGCAAGGAATTTGTCACGGAAAAAAATTATTCCGAAGATGTGGCTAAAGAAATTGACGCGGAAATAACGAAGATAATTAGCGAATCTCACAAAGAGGCCAAAGAAGTCTTGTCCAAACACAAAGCTGTTTTGGAAGAAATCGCCAGCACTCTTATAGAAAAAGAGACCATTGAAAGCGACGAGTTTAATGCTATAATCTCAAAGCACGGAATCAGGCCGAAGAAAGAAACTCTGGAAAACACCCACGCGGAGATAGGATAA